The Paenibacillus sp. RC334 nucleotide sequence CGGAATTCCTACGGTCAGCACACGTCTTTGCTTCGATTCCCGGTTAACTACCCGGCTTCTGGCAGGGCTTCGGACAACAGGGATATCTGGTTTACTCCGACAGCAATCCGTGCGTAACGCAATGGTTCGCAGCTTTAGCAAGCTGCATCTGGGAGGGAACGCCGTGGCAGTCAAGGTAGACGCGCGAGGAACCCTCCATGGCAAGGAAACGAAAGTCGAATGCCAACTAAGGGGACATCATCAATCCGATTTAACCGCCAAGGCAGCAGTCTTTGCAGCGCTGGCGCTATACCGTTCTGAGCTTCCTCATGGTGTATTTCACATGGAGCAGTGTTTTTCGTGGAATCGTATGCGGGAATGGCTGGGGCAGCAGGTAGCCGTGGATATTCAGGTGAACGGACAGCAGGTATAGAAGTGATATTTTCTGACACAAGAGGGACTTATGTAATCCAAGCTTATTCGGCAACTCATTGCGGATGGGTCTTGGATTTCTTTTCCTGTTAGATTACACTAGTACGAAGTACATATTTCAGCATTTTGCATCATTCGATTCCCAACGCTCGAAAGTACAATAGATAGACGAATTAAACCGTTTCGATCTATATTGCTGATTTGAAATCGCTCTTGGGATTGTTGCAAAATGCTCATTTTTGAAAAGAATTGAGTCATGTTGGTAGTTTTAGATGGAACACGATGATACAAACAGTTCCTGCCAGTAAATGGAGGTGAGTTAACATGACCTCGAGTCTATCCATACAGGAGATTGCTGAGGTCGAAAGCAGTAAGTTAAAACGAAGAAAGGGGAGAATGAAGTGAAGGTGGAACAGGATTTGGAAGACATCAAGGACAGACTGGCCCAGATCGAGGAAAATCTGGAACGAAGGTCGACTTCCGGAAGAATACTGAAAACGATGCTTATCATTTTCTTGTCTGTATTTTTCTTGCTTTTGGTGATCGGAGTTGTTCAATTTGTTTCCAACTCATCGGTATAACGAACCGGAAGAAGGGAGTTCGTGATGTCCATAGAAGCGATCATTTTTGATCTGGATAATACGCTGATTCATCGTAAACAGGCGTTTGCGGCATATACGGAGCGTTTTGTGGAACGCTTCATTGTGGCGGAAGATCCGGCGAGCAGGGCAGCAATAGTCGAGCACATACGCCTGGCGGATCAGGATGGATACCGTGACAAAAGGGAGCTGTATACGGAGCTGCATGCAGAGTTGGAACTGAAAAATCCGGATACGACGGTACAGGAAATGCTGGGCTTTTGGTATGGTGAATTTCATAAGTTTACGGTACTGATGGATGGAGCCAAGGAAGTGCTGTCCGAGCTGCGGTCGCGGGGTTTGAAGCTTGGTATCATCACCAATGGCTCACTCCGCACACAACAAGCAAAGATCAACCGTGTGATGCTGAAGGATTATTTTGATTCCATTATCGTCTCGGGAGGCGTCCGCGTGGAGAAGCCTAATCCTCGCATATTCGAGTTGGCGTTAAATGAGCTGGAGATTACA carries:
- a CDS encoding HAD family hydrolase; the protein is MSIEAIIFDLDNTLIHRKQAFAAYTERFVERFIVAEDPASRAAIVEHIRLADQDGYRDKRELYTELHAELELKNPDTTVQEMLGFWYGEFHKFTVLMDGAKEVLSELRSRGLKLGIITNGSLRTQQAKINRVMLKDYFDSIIVSGGVRVEKPNPRIFELALNELEITDPGNVWYVGDHPTNDIRGAQSAGLHTIWLEGFMPWQETGIVPNYRIGSLREIIGWLDHASYSGKMEEGAS